From a single Microbacterium terrisoli genomic region:
- a CDS encoding PTS mannitol transporter subunit IICB, whose protein sequence is MTTASPPVATSGGKKAQVAVQRFGTFLSGMIMPNIAAFIAWGFITALFIATGWLGWWHPIAPILGGFGNADQTGWAHAMTQLAQAAEGGATFPQYVGLVSPMITYLLPLLIANTGGRMVYGERGGVVAAIATTGVIVGTTIPMFMGAMVMGPLAALLTKWMDRIWDGKIKPGFEMLVNNFSAGILGMILAVIGFFVFGPVMTWLSDGLGAIVSWLTTNGLLPLLSIIVEPGKVLFLNNAINHGVFTPLGTQQALETGRSLLFLVEANPGPGLGILLAFTFFGVGMAKASAPGAIIIQFFGGIHEIYFPYVLMKPILVIAAIAGGMTGVATNAVFGSGLRAPAAPGSIIAVLIQTAGESNFGPGWGYVGVILSVVLAATVTFLVASVFLLRTRRRDLAMEGAGDLSAAIAQTEANKGKSSQALSGLRDRAQADAAAEGTSIGDEVTAAGVAAGAVLTGRRVDSIVFACDAGMGSSAMGASVLRNKIKKAGVEGVTVVNKAIANLDGSADLIITQNQLTDRARAKAPEAIHVSVDNFMNSAKYDEVVDLVREQHQDEH, encoded by the coding sequence ATGACAACGGCGTCACCCCCCGTCGCGACCAGCGGCGGCAAGAAGGCGCAAGTCGCCGTCCAGCGATTCGGCACGTTCCTGTCCGGCATGATCATGCCGAACATCGCGGCCTTCATCGCCTGGGGATTCATCACCGCCCTGTTCATCGCCACCGGCTGGCTGGGCTGGTGGCACCCGATCGCCCCCATCCTCGGCGGGTTCGGCAACGCCGACCAGACCGGGTGGGCGCACGCGATGACCCAGCTGGCCCAGGCCGCCGAGGGCGGGGCCACATTCCCGCAGTACGTCGGTCTGGTCAGCCCCATGATCACCTACCTGCTGCCGCTGCTGATCGCCAACACGGGCGGCCGCATGGTCTACGGCGAGCGCGGCGGCGTGGTCGCCGCCATCGCCACGACCGGTGTGATCGTCGGCACCACGATCCCCATGTTCATGGGAGCCATGGTGATGGGCCCGCTCGCGGCACTGCTGACCAAGTGGATGGACCGGATCTGGGACGGCAAGATCAAGCCCGGCTTCGAGATGCTGGTCAACAACTTCAGCGCCGGAATCCTCGGCATGATCCTGGCCGTGATCGGATTCTTCGTGTTCGGTCCGGTCATGACCTGGCTCAGCGACGGCCTGGGGGCGATCGTGAGCTGGCTGACCACCAACGGCCTGCTGCCGCTGCTGTCGATCATCGTCGAGCCCGGCAAGGTGCTGTTCTTGAACAACGCCATCAACCATGGAGTGTTCACGCCACTGGGCACGCAGCAGGCGCTCGAGACCGGACGCTCGCTGCTGTTCCTGGTCGAGGCGAACCCCGGGCCGGGCCTGGGCATCCTGCTCGCGTTCACGTTCTTCGGGGTCGGCATGGCCAAGGCGTCTGCGCCCGGCGCGATCATCATCCAGTTCTTCGGCGGCATCCACGAGATCTACTTCCCGTACGTGCTGATGAAGCCGATCCTGGTGATCGCGGCCATCGCCGGCGGCATGACCGGTGTGGCCACCAACGCCGTGTTCGGCAGCGGTCTTCGCGCCCCTGCGGCGCCGGGATCGATCATCGCGGTGCTGATCCAGACCGCGGGCGAGAGCAACTTCGGGCCCGGCTGGGGCTACGTCGGCGTGATCCTCTCGGTCGTGCTGGCCGCCACCGTCACGTTCCTGGTGGCGTCGGTGTTCCTGCTGCGCACCCGTCGGCGCGACCTGGCGATGGAGGGTGCCGGCGACCTGTCGGCAGCCATCGCCCAGACCGAGGCCAACAAGGGCAAGTCGTCGCAGGCGCTGTCCGGTCTGCGTGACCGTGCGCAGGCCGACGCCGCAGCCGAGGGCACCTCGATCGGTGACGAGGTCACCGCCGCGGGTGTCGCCGCCGGCGCCGTGCTGACCGGCCGGCGCGTGGACAGCATCGTGTTCGCGTGCGACGCGGGCATGGGTTCGTCGGCGATGGGCGCCAGCGTGCTGCGCAACAAGATCAAGAAGGCAGGGGTCGAAGGGGTGACCGTGGTCAACAAGGCCATCGCCAACCTCGACGGCTCGGCCGACCTGATCATCACGCAGAACCAGCTGACCGACCGTGCTCGGGCGAAGGCCCCCGAGGCGATCCACGTGTCGGTCGACAACTTCATGAATTCCGCGAAATACGACGAGGTGGTGGACCTGGTGCGCGAGCAGCACCAGGATGAGCACTAG